Proteins from one Pongo abelii isolate AG06213 chromosome 19, NHGRI_mPonAbe1-v2.0_pri, whole genome shotgun sequence genomic window:
- the CLEC10A gene encoding C-type lectin domain family 10 member A isoform X3, which translates to MTRTYENFQCLENEEKVQGFKNGPPPLQSLLQHLRSGPCLLLLSLGLGLLLLVIICVVGFQNSKFQRDLVTLRTDFSNFTSNTVAEIQALTSQGSSLEETIASLKAEVEGLKQERQAVHSEMLLRVQQLVQDLNKLTCQVATLNNNASTEGTCCPVSWVEHQDSCYWFSRSGMSWAEAEKYCQLKNAHLVVINSREEQNFVQEHLGSTYTWMGLSDPEGAWKWVDGTDYVTGFQNWKPGQPDDWQGHGLGGGEDCAHFHPDGMWNDDVCQKPYHWVCEAGLGQTSQESH; encoded by the exons ATGACAAGGACGTATGAAAACTTTCAGTGCTTGGAGAATGAGGAGAAAGTCCAGGGGTTTAAAAATG GACCGCCTCCTCTCCAGTCCCTCCTGCAGCATCTCCGCTCTGGGCCCTGCCTTCTCCTGCTGTCCCTGGGCCTCGGCCTCCTGCTGCTGGTCATCATCTGTGTGGTTGGATTCCAAA ATTCCAAATTTCAGAGGGACCTGGTGACCCTGAGAACAGATTTTAGCAACTTCACCTCAAACACTGTGGCTGAGATCCAGGCACTGACTTCCCAGG GCAGCAGCTTGGAAGAAACGATAGCGTCTCTGAAAGCTGAGGTGGAGGGTCTCAAGCAGGAACGGCAGGCAG TTCATTCTGAAATGCTCCTGCGAGTCCAGCAGCTGGTGCAAGACCTGAATAAACTGACCTGCCAGGTGGCCACTCTCAACAACAATG cctccactGAAGGGACCTGTTGCCCCGTCAGCTGGGTGGAGCACCAAGACAGCTGCTACTGGTTCTCTCGCTCTGGGATgtcctgggctgaggctgagaagtACTGCCAGCTGAAGAACGCCCACCTGGTGGTCATCAACTCCAGGGAGGAGCAG AATTTTGTCCAGGAACATCTAGGCTCCACATACACCTGGATGGGCCTCAGTGACCCTGAAGGAGCCTGGAAGTGGGTGGATGGAACAGACTATGTGACCGGCTTCCA GAATTGGAAGCCAGGCCAGCCAGACGACTGGCAGGGGCACGGGCTGGGTGGAGGCGAGGACTGTGCTCACTTCCACCCAGATGGCATGTGGAATGACGACGTCTGTCAGAAGCCCTACCATTGGGTCTGTGAGGCTGGCCTGGGTCAGACCAGCCAGGAGAGTCACTGA
- the CLEC10A gene encoding C-type lectin domain family 10 member A isoform X2, with product MTRTYENFQCLENEEKVQGFKNGPPPLQSLLQHLRSGPCLLLLSLGLGLLLLVIICVVGFQNSKFQRDLVTLRTDFSNFTSNTVAEIQALTSQGSSLEETIASLKAEVEGLKQERQAVHSEMLLRVQQLVQDLNKLTCQVATLNNNGEEASTEGTCCPVSWVEHQDSCYWFSRSGMSWAEAEKYCQLKNAHLVVINSREEQNFVQEHLGSTYTWMGLSDPEGAWKWVDGTDYVTGFQNWKPGQPDDWQGHGLGGGEDCAHFHPDGMWNDDVCQKPYHWVCEAGLGQTSQESH from the exons ATGACAAGGACGTATGAAAACTTTCAGTGCTTGGAGAATGAGGAGAAAGTCCAGGGGTTTAAAAATG GACCGCCTCCTCTCCAGTCCCTCCTGCAGCATCTCCGCTCTGGGCCCTGCCTTCTCCTGCTGTCCCTGGGCCTCGGCCTCCTGCTGCTGGTCATCATCTGTGTGGTTGGATTCCAAA ATTCCAAATTTCAGAGGGACCTGGTGACCCTGAGAACAGATTTTAGCAACTTCACCTCAAACACTGTGGCTGAGATCCAGGCACTGACTTCCCAGG GCAGCAGCTTGGAAGAAACGATAGCGTCTCTGAAAGCTGAGGTGGAGGGTCTCAAGCAGGAACGGCAGGCAG TTCATTCTGAAATGCTCCTGCGAGTCCAGCAGCTGGTGCAAGACCTGAATAAACTGACCTGCCAGGTGGCCACTCTCAACAACAATGGTGAGGAAG cctccactGAAGGGACCTGTTGCCCCGTCAGCTGGGTGGAGCACCAAGACAGCTGCTACTGGTTCTCTCGCTCTGGGATgtcctgggctgaggctgagaagtACTGCCAGCTGAAGAACGCCCACCTGGTGGTCATCAACTCCAGGGAGGAGCAG AATTTTGTCCAGGAACATCTAGGCTCCACATACACCTGGATGGGCCTCAGTGACCCTGAAGGAGCCTGGAAGTGGGTGGATGGAACAGACTATGTGACCGGCTTCCA GAATTGGAAGCCAGGCCAGCCAGACGACTGGCAGGGGCACGGGCTGGGTGGAGGCGAGGACTGTGCTCACTTCCACCCAGATGGCATGTGGAATGACGACGTCTGTCAGAAGCCCTACCATTGGGTCTGTGAGGCTGGCCTGGGTCAGACCAGCCAGGAGAGTCACTGA
- the CLEC10A gene encoding C-type lectin domain family 10 member A isoform X1, with protein MTRTYENFQCLENEEKVQGFKNGPPPLQSLLQHLRSGPCLLLLSLGLGLLLLVIICVVGFQNSKFQRDLVTLRTDFSNFTSNTVAEIQALTSQGSSLEETIASLKAEVEGLKQERQAGVSELQEHTKQKAHLGHCPHCPSVCVPVHSEMLLRVQQLVQDLNKLTCQVATLNNNASTEGTCCPVSWVEHQDSCYWFSRSGMSWAEAEKYCQLKNAHLVVINSREEQNFVQEHLGSTYTWMGLSDPEGAWKWVDGTDYVTGFQNWKPGQPDDWQGHGLGGGEDCAHFHPDGMWNDDVCQKPYHWVCEAGLGQTSQESH; from the exons ATGACAAGGACGTATGAAAACTTTCAGTGCTTGGAGAATGAGGAGAAAGTCCAGGGGTTTAAAAATG GACCGCCTCCTCTCCAGTCCCTCCTGCAGCATCTCCGCTCTGGGCCCTGCCTTCTCCTGCTGTCCCTGGGCCTCGGCCTCCTGCTGCTGGTCATCATCTGTGTGGTTGGATTCCAAA ATTCCAAATTTCAGAGGGACCTGGTGACCCTGAGAACAGATTTTAGCAACTTCACCTCAAACACTGTGGCTGAGATCCAGGCACTGACTTCCCAGG GCAGCAGCTTGGAAGAAACGATAGCGTCTCTGAAAGCTGAGGTGGAGGGTCTCAAGCAGGAACGGCAGGCAG GGGTATCTGAGCTCCAGGAACACACTAAGCAGAAGGCACACCTAGGCCACTGTCCCCACTGCCCATCTGTGTGTGTCCCAGTTCATTCTGAAATGCTCCTGCGAGTCCAGCAGCTGGTGCAAGACCTGAATAAACTGACCTGCCAGGTGGCCACTCTCAACAACAATG cctccactGAAGGGACCTGTTGCCCCGTCAGCTGGGTGGAGCACCAAGACAGCTGCTACTGGTTCTCTCGCTCTGGGATgtcctgggctgaggctgagaagtACTGCCAGCTGAAGAACGCCCACCTGGTGGTCATCAACTCCAGGGAGGAGCAG AATTTTGTCCAGGAACATCTAGGCTCCACATACACCTGGATGGGCCTCAGTGACCCTGAAGGAGCCTGGAAGTGGGTGGATGGAACAGACTATGTGACCGGCTTCCA GAATTGGAAGCCAGGCCAGCCAGACGACTGGCAGGGGCACGGGCTGGGTGGAGGCGAGGACTGTGCTCACTTCCACCCAGATGGCATGTGGAATGACGACGTCTGTCAGAAGCCCTACCATTGGGTCTGTGAGGCTGGCCTGGGTCAGACCAGCCAGGAGAGTCACTGA